Within the Candidatus Neomarinimicrobiota bacterium genome, the region CGTTTCGTTGAGTGGTGCCCGTGTACGGATTAAAGAAGCTGAGGGCGATGCCACTCTCTTCCTGGTGAAAACCCACCGCCCAGTAAGCGTGGTTGCTGCGGAAGGGGTCAGTGGCCCGGGTATAGAACAGCGACTGCCCGCTGGAGAATGAGATGCCAAAGCCCGCGTCGCGGACCCTTTTTTTCTCGTCGCCAGAATCCGGGGCCAGGGCCAGCAGGGGGACCGCCAGACAGAGCACCGATACGATGCTGCGCGTAAGTCCTGTCGTCATATATTTCCTTTGGCTGTTGCGATTTCGGCCTGGCCAGCCCGCTGCGCTCTAATCTGGCGCAACCGATCCCAGTGCTCGGGTTTAGCTACCAGGCGTTCCACGATGCCGTCACCGATAACCGAGGTGTCCACGATCTCATCCACGTCATCGGGTGTCACCCCCAGGTACCAGACCCCCTGGGGATAAATGACCACGGTAGGCCCCATTTCGCAGGCGTCCAGGCAGCCCGATTTATTGGCCCGGACGACACCCTTCAGGCCCCGCTGGGCAAGGCCCTTCACGAAAGCGGTCCTGATGTCCGTGCTACCCTTCTCATAGCAACAGCCCCGGGGGTGGCCCGGCGGCCGTTCATTCACGCATACAAAGACGTGCTTTTCAAACCGGGCCACTGGCCTAGCCCTCCTTCATGAGTTTGCGTCCGCCGTTATGGAGACCACCACTTTGCCGCGCTGCTGACTGCCCTCGAGATAACCGTGCGCCGCCGCAATTTCTGCCAGCGGAAAGACGCGATCCACAATGGGGCGATAGTCGCCCGCCTCAAACCCCCGTAGAACCGCCTGAAAGGTAGCCATATCGCCCATGGTTGAGCCCAAGAATGTTTGCTGTTTGCGGTAGACATGCCGCAGGTCGATGGTCACCGAGCTGCCGGTCGTTGCTCCACACACCACCAGCCGCGCACCCAGCCCCATGGTCCGAACCGACTGGTCCCAGGTGGCCGCGCCCACGTGCTCGCAGACCACGCTGACCTTGTCCGGACCGGCGATCTCCAACACCTGCCGGTACCAGTTCTCCTGATAATGATCGACGACCTCATGGGCGCCCTGCTCCCTGGCAAAATCGGTTTTGGCCCCCGCTGCGGCCGTGGCGATAATTCTGGCTCCCAGGTGCGCTGCAATCTGGATGGCGGCGGCTCCCACACCAGAGCTGCCCCCGATCACCAGCACGGTTTCTCCGGGCCGCAGGTCAGCCCGTCTGACCAGCATCTGGTAGGCGGTCATGAAGACCAGCACCACGGAGGCGGCCTCCTCGAAACTGAGGGCGGCGGGTTTTGGGCCCACGTTGGCTGCGCTGACCACGGCCAGTTCGGTCTGAACGCCGTCCTGGGTCTCGCCCAGAATCCCGAACTTGGCGCACATATTCTCCCTGCCCGCCAGACATGCCGGGCAGCTGCCGCAATACACGCCCGGTTGGATGACAACGTCATCGCCCACCGCAACGCCAGCCACATGCTGGCCCACGGCCAGGACTGTTCCGGCACCATCGCTGCCCATGGTCAGCGGCAGGGGCAGGCGCATCCCGGGCAAGCCGTTGCGCACCCACAGGTCCAGGTGGTTCAACCCTGCTGCCCGCATGGCCACCGTCACCTGGCCCTCCCCCGGGGGTCCTGGGGGCGGAAGGCTGTCGAGGGCCAGGACGTGCGGGCCGCCGTGCTCATGTATGCGCACCGCCAGCACGGGTTAATCCTCCTCGGAGTCTTCCTGGGAGACGTCTTCAAACTCCGCATCGATAATCTTCTGCTCCTCAGGTGGGGTGGGGGTTTTGGGATCTTGCTTCGGTCCATATGAGCGCAGGGTGCGGCCCAGGCGTTGCAGCAGCCACACCAGCACGGCCAGCAGCAGAAATACAAGCAGCGTCCGCACCGTCCCAGCTCACTCGCTTCCTGCCGGATTAAAGAACCGGGTACCACTGACGGGCTCACGAATAAAGTTGATGATCTCCTCGAAATCACCAGGCTTGTTCACGAAGTCGATATCATTGGCATTGATGATCAGCACAGGGCCCTGGTCGTAGCGAAAGAAGAACTCGTTGTAGTGCTGATTCAAGGCGTCCAGATACTTCCAGTCCATGCCGAGTTCGTAGGGCCGGTTGCGTTTCTGGATATTGGCCATGAGCCGGTCCGTCTCCGACTGGAGATAGACAATCATGTCAGGGTTGGCCAAATCGCGTTCCAGCAGACTGGCCACTTTGTCGTACAGTGCCAGCTCCTTGTCACTGAGGGTAAGGGTGGCGAACAGGCGGTCTTTCTTGAACATGTAGTCGGTGACCAGCAGGGGTGCGAATAGGTCCAGCTGCTGCAGCTCCTGTTGCTGTCGGTAGCGGGACAGCAGAAACCACAACTGGGTCTGAAAGGCGTACCGCTCAGGGTTCTTATAGAATTCATTCAGAAAGGGATTCTCGTCGAACTCCTCCAACACCAGCCGCGCATCCAGACGCTCCGCCACCAGCTCGGCAAGGCTGGTCTTGCCCACCCCGATGGGCCCCTCAATGGCAATGACGAACACCTTACCCATTACTGCGCCTCAGTGAGCGCGCCCCAGATCCTGACGTCCGCCGTATTTTGGCACTTATCCAGCAACTGTCGGACCGATTGCCCCGTGCTGGGATCACGAAAGTCGGGCAGCACTTCCGCCAGCGGCAGCAGCACGAACCCCCGCCGGGTATAGCGGGGATGGGGCAGCACCAGAGCGGGTTCCTGCATGACCCGATCGCCCCAGGTGATGAGATCGATGTCGATGGTTCGGGGGGCTCCCCATGGATGCTGCCGGGGTCGGCCCATCGAATCCTCAATTGCCTGGCAAGCCGACAGCAGCTCCCGGGCTTCCAGCCCGGTCATGACCACAACCACCTGATTCAGGAAATCCCCCTGCTTTATGGAGATTTCCACCGGAGGTGATTCATAGATGGCACTCACCGCGCTGACGCGGATTCCCGCCACCCGCTTCAGGCGCGCAACCGCGTCGTGCAGCTGCGCCTCCCGCCGGCCTACATTGGAGCCCAGCCCCAGCACGGCGCGCTCAGCCACCGGCCAACTCCCCCCTGCTGCGCGACAGTTCTACCTCGACCCCATCCAGAATGCCGTCGATGGGGACGGCAGGCTTGCGCACCCGCACCGTGATCCGCTCAGCGGGAAACTGGTCGAACAGCGCGGCGAGCACCTGCCAGGCGGCGTGCTCCAGCAGTTTGCAGCTCTGGGCAGTGAAAGCGCTACAGGCCGCGTGGTAGACGGCGTCGTAGTCCAGGGTTTGGGCCAGGTCGTCCTGCCGAGCGGCGGCGGTGAGATCGGCGAACAGCTCGATATCAAGCTCAAAGCGCTGGCCGAGCTCCTGTTCCTGGCGCGCGACACCGTGGTGGGCATAAAGCTTGATATTGTATAGGCGAATCGAATCCATACCAGTTTGGAAAATTTATCCCGGATATGTGGACGTCTGCAAGGAACTAGCCAGCCGCTGACGCCTAGGCGCTGCCGGAGCCAGCGATGGGAGCCGGGCAGCGCCCACTCAGGTCCCGGCCTGGATAGCTGCTCCCAAACCGGGAAGCCCGGAAGGCGAGTTCCTGCTTGCGCCGTCGAGCGCTGGAGCCATGCGGTACGTGAATTTAAGGCTTGTTCACGCCCTCGGTGGCACCCCTTTTTGTCAGGGTTCAGGTGGTGGTGGTTCCAGGGGACTTGCAGCGGCCCGGAAAGTCCCGCAGCGGCGCTGGAGCAGTCCCGGGGTCGCGGCGCAGGCGCCGGGGGAGCTCACCCTCTGGGATGGCTTCGGGTCAGGGCGCCGGGTGTGGCCCGCCCCGGGGGAATTCGTCCTCGATTCCGCGCCTGAGTTGGCGCATGAAATAGTCGTCAAACACAACGAATTTTGCCCGCTGACCGTCGCTCAGGACACGGGCCATGGACTTCACGTGCAAGGCCTGCAGATCAAAACGCGATTTTTCGATCTCCGCCTTGGCCTCCACAAAACGGTCGATATCCCGCGCCTCGATCACGCCCTCCCGGATCTTGCCCTCCAGGTCCTCATACAGTTGGCGTCGGCGCTGGCTCAGCTCCTCCACCTGCAGCTGGTGAGCGCGGTGCAGGGGGAAGAACTTTTCGGCCTGCGACTCGGTGAGCTCCAGGTACTCCGTCATTTTCCACATTTTCAACGTGTTGAGCCGCTCCCGCCGGCGCTCAGGTTGCCACCGGCCCCCCCGTCTCCGCTGCCGGCGTAAACGCTGACGCTGGTCCGTACCGTCCATCATGAGCCGTCCCCGATCAAATCCTGGCGCGGATGGGCCACCGCCAAAACCCGCTCCGGTAACCGGCGCCAGTTGAGCTGCCAACGGCGCTGCCACGATGAGCAGGCAGGTTAGCCAGAGCAACTTTATCCGTAACAGCGGATGCACGTTCATCAGCTACCCCTTCAATTGAATAGTTTGGAGCCAGTCCTCTCCCGCATCGAGACCCACAATCCCGTCCAGCAGCCGATCCAGATCGTCCTCCAAAAGTAGCGACTCAAGGTAAAGCTCCCAGCTGGCCTCGTCCAGTACCTCAGCGGCCACCGGCTGTGCAACGTCGCCCAGCAGGTAGCTTTCCCACAGCGCGTTATCGGAGTGCTGCTGCAGGGCCGTGAGCGAGATCGTAAAGAGCAGCACGGCGCCGACTGAGGCGGCCAGCGAGCCCAGCACGGCGCGCCTGCGGTGGCGGCGCTTGAGGGTCACCCTGAGCGTGCGCAGGAACTCCTCGCCGCTGGAATAATCCGGCTGCTGCCGCGAAGTATCAATCACCGGAAAGGAGTCCTTTCAGCTTGTTCTTGGCCGTGTGGTAGGCCACCTTCACCACATTTTCCGACGTACCCACGATGCTCGCGGTTTCTGCGACGGAAAGTTCCTGCAGGGCCCTCAAGATCACCACCTGGCGCTCCTGGGCCGATAGCCGGGGCAGCTGGGCCAGGAGCCGCCGCCGTTGATCCTGCCTATCCTCGTCCGAGCCCTGGGTGACCGGTTCGGCCGCATCACCCAGCGGAAGCCAGGTACGCAGTCGCTGGCGGCGGAAGTGGGTATTGAGGGCATTGGACGAGATGCGATAGAGCCAGGTGGAGAGCTCGCTGTCACCGCGAAACCGATGCAGGTTGTGGTACGCCTTGATGAATACTTCCTGGGCCAGGTCATGGGTGTCTTCCTCGTTGCCGGTGGCGCGGTACATGAATTGCCGCACGCGTTCCTGATGGCGCAGCACCAGCTGGTCGAAGGCGCGCTGGTCGCCGCGCAGAAATTGGGCAATGAGCTCTCGGTCCTCTTGCATGCATCGCACCCTTAAGACGCGGACGGGGGGTGAAGGTTAAGACCAAAAATAGGATACCTGCAGCCCCTTTCGCGCACTCCATTGACAGCCCGGCCAATCCCGCTTTACCTTTGTTCATGCCCTTCTGGCCCCTCCTCGCCACCCCGTTCCTCACCTGGGTGCTCCTGCTGGGCTCAATCCTCTTGCTCCTGGCCTGGGCAGAATTGTTGGCCCGAAAAACCCAGCTGCGAGCGGGGAGCACGCGCCAGCTGGTGCACGGAGCGGTGGGCGCAGTCATGCTGCTGACGCCCTTCCTGTTTCGGGGCCCCTTCTTTCCCCTGCTCACAGGGGTGTTGTTTGCGGCCATCAACCTGCTGGCTTTGCGCCGGGGCCAGCTCCAGGCACTCCACGGCATCCGGCGGGACAGCTACGGCACCGTGGCCTATCCCCTGGCCTACACCCTGCTGGTGGCCCTGTTTTGGCATCGCGACCCGGTGGCGCTCATGGTCGGCCTGCTGGTGCTGGCTATTGCTGATCCTCTGGCGGCGGTCATAGGCCAACGCTATGGCAGGACCACGTTTACCCTGTGGCACGATCCCAAAACGCTGGCGGGTTCGATGACCATGCTGGCGGCCTCCGCACTGCTCGTCCTGGCCGGCCTGCTGGTGCTGGTGCCGCTCGCTGGCGCGCCGGCCCTTGAATGGCCACAGCTGCTGATGGCCGCCCTGCCGGGGGCCGCACTGGCCACCGTGGCTGAAGCCCAATCCAAACGCGGGTCCGACAACCTTAGCGTGCCCCTGTCGGTGGGCCTGTTTGTGGCGCTGCTGCGGCTGCTCCCATCCGACGCCTGGCTGGCCGTCGCCGTTTGGGCGGGGGGATCGGCATTGCTGCTGGCTTTGGCCACGCGCATGCGGGCTCTGGACCTCAGCGGCGCTCTCACCGCCTGGGCGTTGGGTTTGCTGGTGTTTGCCGCCGGTGGCTGGGACTGGGTCCTGCCCCTGGTGGCGTTTTTCGGACTGAGCTCCGCTCTCACCCGCCTCCGCTACAGCGCCGTCCCCGCCAGCCCCCGTCCCCATGCCGGCCGCCGCAATCTCGTGCAGGTGACGGCCAACGGCGGCGTCCCCCTGGCGCTGGCTCTAGCGTACGGACTATGGCAAGTGGAGGCGCTCTACCTGCTGTTCCTCGCTGCTCTGGCGGCGGCCACGGCGGATACCTGGGCCACGGAAATCGGCGGTTGGCTGGGCGGTCAGCCCCGGGACATCGTGACCCGGCAGTACGTGGACCTGGGCGCCTCCGGCGGCTTGACCCTCGCGGGCACCGCCGGTAGTCTCGCTGGCGCCGGCACGCTCGGGGCCGTGGGCATCGTCCTGCAACCCGCCGTCGTCGCCGTGGCCGATGGGGTGGCCCTTACGCTCATCGGCTTCACGGCGGCACTGCTGGACAGCTTGTTGGGCGCCACGCTGCAGGTGCGCTACCTGAATCCTGGAACCGGAGCGGTGGTGGAGGAACTGGCCGCTGCCGGAGAGGACGCCGCGGTGCACAGCGGCTGGCGGTGGCTGGACAATGATGCGGTCAACCTGGCCTGCACGGCCAGCGGCGCGGTGCTGGGCCTCCTCTGGGTGCTCGCCTGATGGCCGGAAAGTCCGGATACAGACGAGGGGCATCCGCGCTGCCGGCTTTGACACCCCGGCAGCTGGAAGCCGTCCAGCACCCCTTGGCCCCGTTGATGGTCATTGCTGGGGCCGGCACCGGCAAGACGGCCATGCTGACCCGGCGAATCGCCTACCTAATCGAGCACCGGGACGTGCCGCCGGAAAAAATCCTGGCACTGACCTTCACCGACAAGGCAGCGGATGAGCTGCGCAACCGGATACGAGTTTTGACCGGACAGGCGGGCCTCACCGCCACAACCTTCCACGCCTTCTGTTACCAGGCGGTGCTGGAGTTCAACCCCGACTTCCGGACCCGTCAGTTGATGACCGTGGGCGACGCCCTGTTCATTCTGCGGGAGCACTTCCCAGCCCTCACCGACCTGCAATCGGTGGTGTTTCGACGCGAACCAGGTCGCGCCATCCGGGCCTTTCAGCGCTTTTTTGACCGCCTGCGGGAGGAACTTATCATCCCCGATCAGTTTCCGCAGCTGCTGCAAGGTGACATCCAATGGCCAGATAATGGGGAGGAAGATGACGAGCTGGAGGCGCACCGGCAGCTGCTGGATCACTGCGCCGTCTTCCCCCTGTACCAGCGCTGGAAGGCCGCGGCCGGGCTTGTGGACTACGGCGATATGATCTATGAATGCTGGCGGCTGGTTGCCTCGCGGCCGGAAGTTTTGGGTGTTCTTCAGGAGCGCTACGCCACCATCGTCGTGGACGAGTTTCAGGACAACAATTTTGCCCTGAACACGATTGTGGCGCGGCTGGCCGAACGGCATCATAGCGTCACAGTGGTTGGAGACGACGACCAAAGCATTTACCGCTTCCGGGGCGCCGGCAGTTACAACCTGCGCGATTTCAGACAGCGCTATCGGGACCAACCCGACTATGCCGAGATTATCCTCGCTGAGAACTTCCGATCCACCCAGTCCATCCTGGACCTGGCCAATGCCGTGATCAGTCATAACACGCGCCGGCACGACAAGCGCCTCACGGCATCAAGAACCACACCGCGCGCCAGGGTCGTGGCCGCCCCGGTGCTGGCAGTGGGCTCAACACGTGCACAGGCCGACTACGTAGCCGCCGAGATCCATCGTCTGGTGAGCAGGGGGGAGCGCCGCCCCGATGAGCTCGCCGTCCTGGTGCGCACGAACAGTCAGGCGGCTGAAATTGTCGCCCGGCTGGCCCAGCACGATGTAGCGAGTCAGGTGAACAGCGTCGACTTCTTCCGCCTGCCGGCCATCCGGACCGCTCTGGCCTGGT harbors:
- a CDS encoding (2Fe-2S) ferredoxin domain-containing protein; this translates as MARFEKHVFVCVNERPPGHPRGCCYEKGSTDIRTAFVKGLAQRGLKGVVRANKSGCLDACEMGPTVVIYPQGVWYLGVTPDDVDEIVDTSVIGDGIVERLVAKPEHWDRLRQIRAQRAGQAEIATAKGNI
- a CDS encoding zinc-binding dehydrogenase, encoding MLAVRIHEHGGPHVLALDSLPPPGPPGEGQVTVAMRAAGLNHLDLWVRNGLPGMRLPLPLTMGSDGAGTVLAVGQHVAGVAVGDDVVIQPGVYCGSCPACLAGRENMCAKFGILGETQDGVQTELAVVSAANVGPKPAALSFEEAASVVLVFMTAYQMLVRRADLRPGETVLVIGGSSGVGAAAIQIAAHLGARIIATAAAGAKTDFAREQGAHEVVDHYQENWYRQVLEIAGPDKVSVVCEHVGAATWDQSVRTMGLGARLVVCGATTGSSVTIDLRHVYRKQQTFLGSTMGDMATFQAVLRGFEAGDYRPIVDRVFPLAEIAAAHGYLEGSQQRGKVVVSITADANS
- a CDS encoding deoxynucleoside kinase, yielding MGKVFVIAIEGPIGVGKTSLAELVAERLDARLVLEEFDENPFLNEFYKNPERYAFQTQLWFLLSRYRQQQELQQLDLFAPLLVTDYMFKKDRLFATLTLSDKELALYDKVASLLERDLANPDMIVYLQSETDRLMANIQKRNRPYELGMDWKYLDALNQHYNEFFFRYDQGPVLIINANDIDFVNKPGDFEEIINFIREPVSGTRFFNPAGSE
- the folK gene encoding 2-amino-4-hydroxy-6-hydroxymethyldihydropteridine diphosphokinase translates to MAERAVLGLGSNVGRREAQLHDAVARLKRVAGIRVSAVSAIYESPPVEISIKQGDFLNQVVVVMTGLEARELLSACQAIEDSMGRPRQHPWGAPRTIDIDLITWGDRVMQEPALVLPHPRYTRRGFVLLPLAEVLPDFRDPSTGQSVRQLLDKCQNTADVRIWGALTEAQ
- the folB gene encoding dihydroneopterin aldolase, with the translated sequence MDSIRLYNIKLYAHHGVARQEQELGQRFELDIELFADLTAAARQDDLAQTLDYDAVYHAACSAFTAQSCKLLEHAAWQVLAALFDQFPAERITVRVRKPAVPIDGILDGVEVELSRSRGELAGG
- a CDS encoding RNA polymerase sigma factor — its product is MQEDRELIAQFLRGDQRAFDQLVLRHQERVRQFMYRATGNEEDTHDLAQEVFIKAYHNLHRFRGDSELSTWLYRISSNALNTHFRRQRLRTWLPLGDAAEPVTQGSDEDRQDQRRRLLAQLPRLSAQERQVVILRALQELSVAETASIVGTSENVVKVAYHTAKNKLKGLLSGD
- a CDS encoding DUF92 domain-containing protein, which codes for MPFWPLLATPFLTWVLLLGSILLLLAWAELLARKTQLRAGSTRQLVHGAVGAVMLLTPFLFRGPFFPLLTGVLFAAINLLALRRGQLQALHGIRRDSYGTVAYPLAYTLLVALFWHRDPVALMVGLLVLAIADPLAAVIGQRYGRTTFTLWHDPKTLAGSMTMLAASALLVLAGLLVLVPLAGAPALEWPQLLMAALPGAALATVAEAQSKRGSDNLSVPLSVGLFVALLRLLPSDAWLAVAVWAGGSALLLALATRMRALDLSGALTAWALGLLVFAAGGWDWVLPLVAFFGLSSALTRLRYSAVPASPRPHAGRRNLVQVTANGGVPLALALAYGLWQVEALYLLFLAALAAATADTWATEIGGWLGGQPRDIVTRQYVDLGASGGLTLAGTAGSLAGAGTLGAVGIVLQPAVVAVADGVALTLIGFTAALLDSLLGATLQVRYLNPGTGAVVEELAAAGEDAAVHSGWRWLDNDAVNLACTASGAVLGLLWVLA
- a CDS encoding ATP-dependent helicase gives rise to the protein MTPRQLEAVQHPLAPLMVIAGAGTGKTAMLTRRIAYLIEHRDVPPEKILALTFTDKAADELRNRIRVLTGQAGLTATTFHAFCYQAVLEFNPDFRTRQLMTVGDALFILREHFPALTDLQSVVFRREPGRAIRAFQRFFDRLREELIIPDQFPQLLQGDIQWPDNGEEDDELEAHRQLLDHCAVFPLYQRWKAAAGLVDYGDMIYECWRLVASRPEVLGVLQERYATIVVDEFQDNNFALNTIVARLAERHHSVTVVGDDDQSIYRFRGAGSYNLRDFRQRYRDQPDYAEIILAENFRSTQSILDLANAVISHNTRRHDKRLTASRTTPRARVVAAPVLAVGSTRAQADYVAAEIHRLVSRGERRPDELAVLVRTNSQAAEIVARLAQHDVASQVNSVDFFRLPAIRTALAWCQVVARTPDAPAGLYRLLQNEGARVSWRLEDVEANVFGDEEPPTRAAEVPFVAWDKAAPLVARIRDLMKDNATENAGTMVRRILVASRLYRQHLSAGFREDSLAI